The following are encoded together in the Desulfovibrio desulfuricans DSM 642 genome:
- a CDS encoding DMT family transporter, whose protein sequence is MAWFALSLAVVTEILWALSLKWASSLGNWQAAAVPIVLSFVNMGLLALAMRGLPAGMTYALWTGAGTVGVVLGGALFFGDKVSLPQLFFIALIIIGSVGTKFFSSQA, encoded by the coding sequence ATGGCATGGTTTGCATTGAGTTTGGCCGTGGTGACCGAGATTTTGTGGGCGCTCAGCCTCAAGTGGGCTTCTTCGCTGGGCAACTGGCAGGCCGCGGCAGTGCCCATTGTGCTGAGCTTTGTGAATATGGGCCTGCTGGCGCTGGCCATGCGCGGGCTACCGGCGGGGATGACCTATGCCCTCTGGACAGGCGCTGGCACGGTGGGCGTGGTTCTGGGCGGGGCGCTTTTTTTCGGCGACAAGGTTTCGCTGCCCCAGCTGTTTTTCATCGCCCTGATTATCATTGGCAGCGTCGGGACAAAGTTTTTTTCATCCCAGGCATAG